Proteins encoded in a region of the Candidatus Yanofskybacteria bacterium genome:
- the dnaN gene encoding DNA polymerase III subunit beta gives MKAVVNQKNFKKALSIVEKVVSKNTTLPMLSNILIKTENGRLKISATNLEVGISYSIGSKIDEVGEIAVPARILVDLINGIEDDKISISTKNNILIINSEKYKTQVLGFSASDFPIIPKIKNNLISVVQAKAVKLLLASVFDSIAISETRPELAGVYTDFRSSTVTVAATDSFRLAEKSISVKNTQTASVILPRNTVVELIRICGDIEGDLNVYLSENQIAFSSEDMDFVSRIVDGNYPDYKKVIPEKFTSKLLVNKNDLEKTVRLAGLFSSNISDVKISCSEEETKIIAKNSDKGEIETGIESLLRGEPFDVSVNYHYLLDGTKIIDTEKLVIEFVGAGSPIVLRPAEDKGNTLYLIMPLRNQS, from the coding sequence ATGAAAGCAGTTGTTAACCAAAAGAATTTTAAGAAAGCTCTCAGTATTGTAGAAAAAGTTGTTTCCAAAAATACCACCTTACCAATGCTAAGTAATATTTTGATTAAAACAGAGAACGGTAGGCTAAAGATATCGGCTACTAACTTAGAGGTTGGTATAAGTTACTCAATTGGATCAAAGATTGATGAAGTTGGAGAGATAGCTGTACCAGCAAGGATACTGGTAGATCTTATTAATGGAATAGAAGATGACAAAATTAGTATCTCAACTAAAAATAATATCTTAATTATTAATTCCGAGAAGTATAAGACCCAAGTATTAGGTTTTAGTGCTAGTGATTTTCCCATAATTCCTAAGATTAAAAATAATTTAATTAGCGTGGTTCAGGCAAAGGCGGTTAAATTGCTACTTGCTTCAGTTTTTGATTCTATAGCCATATCTGAGACTAGGCCAGAGCTAGCAGGGGTTTATACAGACTTCAGGTCTAGTACAGTAACAGTCGCGGCTACGGATAGTTTTAGGCTTGCCGAGAAGAGCATCTCTGTAAAAAATACACAGACGGCGTCGGTCATATTACCAAGGAATACAGTAGTCGAGCTTATTAGAATATGTGGAGATATTGAAGGAGATCTAAATGTTTATCTTAGTGAAAATCAGATTGCTTTCTCAAGTGAAGATATGGATTTTGTATCCAGGATAGTTGATGGTAATTATCCTGACTATAAAAAAGTTATACCTGAGAAATTCACATCTAAACTTCTGGTCAATAAAAACGATTTGGAAAAAACAGTACGATTAGCTGGACTATTTTCTTCTAATATCTCCGATGTTAAGATAAGTTGCTCCGAAGAAGAGACAAAAATAATAGCAAAAAATTCCGATAAGGGAGAGATAGAAACAGGAATAGAATCACTATTAAGAGGGGAGCCATTTGATGTTTCTGTAAACTATCACTATCTGCTAGATGGAACGAAGATAATAGATACTGAGAAGCTGGTTATAGAATTCGTTGGCGCAGGAAGTCCTATCGTATTAAGACCGGCAGAAGACAAGGGCAATACGCTGTATCTTATAATGCCTCTAAGGAATCAATCTTAA